A single genomic interval of Geotrypetes seraphini chromosome 1, aGeoSer1.1, whole genome shotgun sequence harbors:
- the LOC117365686 gene encoding cytochrome P450 2U1, with translation MEGAREELGSRLPFRSLLPAGGHSENVPWSTYALGVLLFLATYWLLQFLWDLHSVRSRNLPPGPWCLPFVGNAAFLLLPGRLISLLWPALKGGRGAERLLTSWRAIGSAHLFSALVADVYGNVFSLFGGRYLVVFLNDFDTVKDALVNYAEAFSDRPNVPQIALTCERKGIVFAPYGPVWKQQRRFSHSTLRHFGLGKLSLEVKINEEFKYVKIEMLKEGLVNPFPIISNAVSNIICSICFGKRFDYENKEFKTLLCLLSRGLELFLNGQILLLNLWPWLYYLPFGKFKEHRQIVNDLKAFLLRIITEHRETLDAENPRDFIDMYLLHMEKEKNTNSESSFNEDYLLFIIGDLFVAGTDTTTNTILWSLLYMSLYPDVQEKVQAEIDAVIGRQRPPSLTDKALMPFTEATIMEIQRINSVVPFSIPHMSSETTVFQGYTIPKGSIIIANLWSVHRDPKIWEKPDDFIPNRFLDASGQVLKKEAFIPFGIGRRVCLGEKLAKMEVFLMFVNLLQTFTFRLSDETNKPSLEGMFGLTLAPFPFSVAISSR, from the exons ATGGAGGGTGCGAGAGAGGAGCTCGGCTCCAGGCTGCCGTTTCGCTCGTTGCTTCCCGCGGGCGGCCACTCGGAGAACGTTCCCTGGTCCACGTACGCGCTGGGAGTTCTGCTCTTTCTGGCCACGTACTGGCTGCTCCAGTTCCTCTGGGATTTGCACTCAGTCCGCTCCAGAAACCTGCCGCCGGGGCCTTGGTGTTTGCCCTTCGTGGGCAACGCcgccttcctgctgctgccggggcGTCTGATCTCTCTGCTGTGGCCCGCTTTGAAAGGGGGCCGCGGGGCAGAGCGGCTGCTGACGAGCTGGAGGGCCATCGGCTCCGCGCACCTGTTTAGCGCTTTAGTGGCCGATGTCTACGGCAACGTCTTCAGCTTGTTCGGTGGCAGATATCTGGTGGTCTTCCTCAACGACTTCGACACGGTGAAGGACGCGCTGGTGAACTACGCCGAAGCGTTCTCGGATCGGCCCAATGTGCCCCAGATCGCCCTCACCTGCGAACGGAAGG gTATTGTATTTGCACCCTATGGCCCAGTATGGAAGCAGCAGAGGAGGTTCTCCCATTCAACCCTCCGCCACTTTGGACTCGGGAAGCTCAGCCTGGAAGTCAAAATTAATGAAGAATTTAAGTATGTGAAGATAGAAATGTTAAAAGAGGGCTTAGTCAACCCATTCCCAATCATCAGCAATGCAGTGTCCAATATTATTTGTTCCATCTGTTTTGGTAAGCGCTTTGACTATGAGAACAAAGAGTTCAAAACTCTGCTGTGCCTTCTTTCCCGTGGATTAGAACTATTCTTAAATGGCCAAATCCTTCTTTTAAATCTCTGGCCTTGGCTTTACTATCTTCCTTTTGGAAAGTTCAAAGAGCACAGGCAGATTGTAAATGACCTCAAAGCCTTTCTACTCAGAATAATTACAGAGCACAGGGAAACCCTGGATGCAGAAAACCCGAGGGACTTTATTGACATGTATCTCTTACacatggaaaaggaaaaaaataccaaCAGCGAGAGCAGCTTTAATGAAGACTACCTCTTGTTCATCATAGGTGATCTGTTTGTTGCAGGCACAGATACCACCACCAACACAATACTTTGGTCTCTTCTGTATATGTCACTGTATCCAGATGTTCAAG AGAAGGTACAGGCTGAGATTGATGCAGTTATTGGCCGGCAAAGGCCTCCGTCTCTTACGGACAAGGCCCTCATGCCCTTCACGGAAGCAACTATCATGGAAATACAGAGGATAAATTCAGTTGTGCCCTTTAGTATTCCTCACATGTCATCAGAGACCACTG tttttcaaggcTATACTATTCCTAAAGGTAGCATAATCATAGCTAATCTCTGGTCGGTGCACAGGGATCCTAAGATATGGGAAAAACCAGATGACTTCATCCCTAATCGATTTTTGGATGCATCTGGACAGGTCCtcaaaaaagaagcatttattccTTTCGGGATAG gTCGTCGTGTTTGCTTGGGCGAAAAGTTGGCCAAAATGGAAGTATTTTTGATGTTTGTGAATCTCCTACAGACTTTCACCTTTCGTTTGTCTGATGAAACCAATAAACCATCATTAGAGGGAATGTTTGGTCTGACCTTAGCTCCGTTTCCATTCAGTGTTGCCATATCCAGCAGATGA